The genomic interval TGGACCAACAGTTTGGTAAACTTTTCGATTATATTCAGGCCAATGAACAATTACGCAATAATACCTTAATTGTGCTTTGTTCCGACAATGGCCCGGAATTGGGAGCTGGAAGAGCAGGAGAATTGAAAGGCTATAAAACACATCTCTATGAAGGAGGCATACGTTCTTCCTTACTTGTTTGGGGCCCCGGATTTATGAATGAAAAAGTAAAAGGTACACAAAACAAAGCATCGTTTTTTTCTGCTATCGATATAAAGCCTTCTTTACTTGAATTTACCGGAACAAAAGTTGTTGATAACGCAATAACGGATGGAGAGAATATGCTACAAACAATGCTTGGTCAATCTGACACCTCCCGAAGGGCGCCCATCTTTTACAGCCGCCCCCCGACCGGAAGAATTTTTACGGATTTGAAAATCTTCCTGATTTAGCAGTACGTGAAGGCGAGTGGAAACTTTTATGTGATTATGACGGAGGCAGGCTAGAACTCTATCATATCGTTACTGATCCGGGTGAGCATCGAAATCTGGCAGAGGTACATGCCGAAAGAGCTAAAACAATGGCTCAAAAAGTAACAGCATGGTATAATTCAATGCCTGTTTTGGAAACAGAAAAAAAACAATAAAGCACTTCATATAAAAATAATAGCAGGTAATGCTAGGAAATCACCATTTCCGAACCGACCTTATCCTGTCCAATATAAAAATATATTTTCCCTCGATATTGCCAGGGCTAAAATGAGTGAGTCCGCCTGTTTTTCGGATAAAAACCAAAAAGAAACCATCACATTTCTGTTTAATTAATACCAAATAGGGCGAAGGCTATTCCATAGAGGTTGTAATCTTGCTGATGGCTTCTAAAATGTAAGGGTATCCGGTTAGAGAGGCGATCTGTCTTTGCCCATAACTTTTAGCCGTATTAGTGATCCAGGCTTCCAGTTCTTGTTCATGGCTGAAGTTGTGAAAAGCTACTTTGTTTTTCATATCCCCCACAGCCTTTCGACCGGATTGAGTTCAGGGTTGGAAGAAGGTAAATACACCAGGCGGATATTTTGGGGCACTTGCAAGGCTTTTGCCCGGTGATAGCCTGCTTTGTCTACAAAGATAAACTTGAACACTTGCGGTTGATGGCGGCTAAACTCCTCAAGCATATACTCAAAGTAAAGCGTGTTAACCTGTGGGGCAGTAATAAAGAAGTGATCTCCTGTCAGCGGTTCTACCAATCCATAGCAGTAGCGGTAGATGAAGCGGTGCTGATAGGCTCCTACCGGTTTTATGCCGGCAAGGGTGATGGCTCTTCTCAAAACAGTCATCAAACCAAAGCGGCTCTCATCCTGATAGTACACCTTCCAATGGCTGACTACCCCTTTGGCAGCCAAAGGAGCATAGTAGCGCTGTAAGAGGAAAGTGAGCACCAAGTTTAGTTTTTTTTATACTTCTGCTCATAGGCTAGATCCTTTTTCAGGTTGCTCTTTCTAACCACTTTCAGCTTTGCCCCCAGCTGTCGGTGGACAAACCAATGTACATGCTCATAGCTCAGATCAATGCCATGCGCCGTGTGCAACCACTCATGGATTTGCTTATAAGAAGTAAAATAGTTGTTTGGATCAGCAAGCTTTGCCTTCAACTGCTCAAGTACTTTACCTGCAATCTGTGATGCCCTTTTGTGGCCGCCCGGATCTATCTGAAGACAGGCTTGCAGCCCTTTCTGTTTGTAAAGCCGGAACCACTGGCCCACTGCATGACGCTCATAGCCTACGGCAGCAGCTATTTGTCCATACGCTTTAGCCTGCCCACTCTTGTAGAGGTAAAAAGCCCGCAGTCTGGCTCCGGCTAGCGGATGGGCTATTTTTTTGCTCATCTTCAGCAACTGCTCGGCACTCTCGATGAGCTCAGTTTTGGTTACTCTTCCCATACTTGATCAACATATAACATCTATGGAAGGTTCTTTATACTATTCGGTATAACTACCAATACATTTTACTTCGCGTATGGTAAAAGATCCATTCCTGACAATTTTCTACTATCGCCGGATAAAGTAAATTTTCCACAGAATGAAGTCTTTTGCTTGTACGCTGCAAGCCAGTAACCTCCTTGCATTACCCCCTACCAGAAGTTGCCCATAGATTGACCTTTTGATTAGCTTTGCCGCATGGAAAAATTGCTGAAAGTAATAAACGTTTCTAAGAAATATGAAAATCAATCTGGTAATGCCCTATCCAATATTTCTTTTGAAGTAGACAAAGGAAAGCTTTTAGCTATAGTGGGAGAAAGTGGAAGTGGTAAAACTACGCTGCTCAAACTCCTAGCAGGCGTAGAAGAGACTGATTCTGGGCAAATTCTTCTGGAGGAAAAACCAGTTACAGGGCCATCATTCAATCTAGTGCCGGGGCATAAACAGGTAAAACTACTTTTTCAAGATTTTCGTCTTTTTCCAAATATCACCCTTTACCAGAATATAGAATACGTATTGAGAGCGTATAGCAAATCATTCCAGAAGGAAAGAATCAGCGAGATGCTGCAGCTATGCAAATTAACTCATCTGCAAGATAGATATCCCAGGGAATTGTCTGGGGGAGAGCAGCAAAGAGCCGCACTTGCCCGGGCCTTAGCCGATGAACCTTTGTTATTATTGCTGGATGAACCCTTCAGTAATATGGATGTGCGGCTGAAAGGACAACTGAAAGAAGATTTAATAGATATTATTTCAAAAAGCCATACGACAGCCATAGTGGTTACCCACGAGGCAAGTGATGCCTTATCGATGGCAGATACCATAGCGGTTATAAAAAGTGGACAAATTCTCCAGGCAGATACCCCTCAAGGAATTTACAAACAACCTTTATCCCCATATACTGCCCAGTTTTTTGGTACGTGTACCATAGTAAAAGCACAAGATCTTATACCCTACATGAAAGAGCAGCTCCAGACCAAAAAAAGCATGCCTTATCCTAAAGATACCTTGATTTGTATCAGAGCTGAACATATCCACCTGGGTACTTCTGAATGCTTTCATATGAAAGCTACTATTTCTAAAATAAGTTATTATGGGGCCTATTATCAGGTAGTAGCCTCGGTAGACAAACGGCTTCAACTTACATTTCATACAACAAACGCTTTTTTAAGCAAAGGTGAAAGGGTGCCATTGTGTATAGATACAGAGGCTATTCATTATTTTTATGCGTAATTTCCATCCTTTTTACCCTTTCGGATTATAAAAAATACATTCATCTGTTCAATACAACCTAAACTATATACTGGTATGTATACAATCATTTGAATAAAACACAATCTTATATAATTCAAACGCATTATCGTTTTGGACAGCACTTTTTACTTTTTCGGTGATAAGTTTTGCTAAATTTGATAATTCTATTTCATTCTCAGGAAGGTTTTGGCCACTCCTTAAATTGTACGATTATATAATGAATAGCCTTATGTTGGGGTACAAAAGTCAGTAGAGTAATGCTGTTAAAATTATACAATTGTTTGATTTCATCTACTAATTCAGTTACCTCGGTTTTAAATTCAGGTTGTTTTCTTTCTGTAAAGGAGCAACTTTTAAGACAGTGAAGTAAATACAACAATGCAAAAAGGTTTTACCCATTTATATATATTATATTGGAACGAATTCAGTTTTTTAGAGTATTTATGAAATTATTGTTCAATCTCTTTAACTGTTTCATAAAAGCAAATTGAGTAAAACCCCAAGCTTAAACTAGCAGTAGCGATCTTTAAAATACTTACCTCTTGCAATACGACATACATAAGATGCTTAGCCTATGAAAAACACAAATAGAAGATCATTCCTTAAAAAAACAGCTACAGCCGCTTCTGCCATCTTTGTTGCTCCTACCATTATTCCTGCTTCAGCCTTAGGTAAAAATGGGCATGTAGCCCCTTCAGACAGGATCAATCTTGCCTTTATTGGAGCCGGGAATCAGGCGGAGAATGATGTGGGTAGCTTTTTAACCGATGACAGAGTACAAATCACGACTATTTGTGATGTCAATAAAGAAAGTACCGGCTATTGGGACGGAAAGGTAGGGGGCAGAGAGTATATCATGAGAAAAGTAGATACGTTCTACACTGAAAAATTTGGTAAGAAATATAAAGCTTGCAGAGGCTATGCAGATTTTCGTGAAGTCCTCAACTTAAAAGAGGTAGATGCAGTGGAAGTAGTAACCCCCGATCACTGGCACTCGATTCCTGTTTTGATGGCAGCTGCGGCAGGCAAGGATATCTATTGTCAGAAACCCCTTTCCCTTACAGTAGCTGAAGGAAGAGCGATGAGTAATGCCGCAAAAAAATATAACATCGTATTTCAAACAGGCAGCCAGCAACGATCAGATTCAAATTTTAGACGCATCTGTGAACTAACCCGCAATGGCAGGATAGGAGAGCTCAAAACGGTGGTATGTGGCCTGCCTGCAGGCACCCCTGACTTTGGAAAAACCGGACAGTTAACCCAGACTATACCCGTACCTAAAGACTTTGATTATGAAATGTGGCTGGGACCTGCCCCCTTTGCCCCTTACAGCCCTTCCCGGACTCATGTAAACTACAGATGGGTTTTGGACTACTCTGGTGGGATGGTAACGGATTGGGGAGGGCATCATCCGGATATTGCTCAGTGGGGAATGAATACAGATAATACCGGTCCTGTAAAAATCCGCAATGCCAAAGCTATCTGGTCTACTCATCCAATCTGGAATACAGCTACAGAGTTTTACTTTGAATGTATCTACAAGAATGGGGTGACATTAATCGTACAGAGCGGTAAAGACTTTGGAGTTACCTTTAAGGGAAGTGAAGGAGAAGTATGGGCCACTCGGGGCAGTCACAAGGTTTTTCCACCAAAATTAGCTGATACAATCATTAAGGAAGACGAAGATCAACTCTATAAGAGTGAAAATCACTACCGGAACTTTATCGATTGCGTGCTATCAAGAAAAGCTACTATTGCTCCGGCAGAAACAGGACATCGGTCCATTACCATTTCACATCTTGGAAATATTGCGATGATGCTGGAGCAGGATCTGGATTGGGATCCTGAACAGGAACGTTTTATTAATAACTTTGCAGCTAATCAGTTGCTCTCACGACAGATGAGAGAACCTTGGGGAGCCATTTATAACAGATATCTTGTGTAAAAGCTACGGATGGCAATAAATATTCTTCTATTCTAATCCATAAAAGATTCTTACTAAAGAACTAAAACTAATTATTAAATGGAATACAGACAATTAGGCTCTTGCGGACTGCAGGTGCCAGTGCTGAGTTTTGGCACAGCCACTTTTGGAGGAGGTAACGACTTTTTTAAAGCCTGGGCAAGCACTCAGCAAGAGGAAGCAAACCGTATGGTCAATCTTTGTCTGGAGGCAGGCGTAACTATGTTTGATACGGCAGATGTATATTCTACAGGCCTCTCCGAACAGATATTAGGTAAAGCCTTACAAGGAAAGCGGAATCAAGTGCTTGTTTCCACAAAAGCTACTTTTCCTTTTGGGCAGGGTCCTAACAACCAGGGCTCTTCCCGTTTCCATATAACCAAACAAGTAGAGGGTAGCCTCAAACGCTTGCAGACCGATTATATAGATCTTTATTATATGCATGGCTTTGATGGAAATACAGCGGTAGAGGAAACCTTACGTAGCTTGGATGATTTGGTGCAAAGCGGAAAAGTACGCTATATAGCTGCCTCCAACTTTTCAGGGTGGCATCTGATGAAATCGTTAGCTATTTCAGAAAAGTATGGGTGGAGCCCATATGTAGCGCATCAGGTCTATTATTCCCTGGCCAATAGAGAATATGAATGGGAACTGATGCCACTTGGTTTGGATCAAAAAGTAGGAGGTATTATCTGGTCTCCCCTTTCAGCAGGCCGGTTAACTGGCAAGTACCGCCGCAATCAAGCTTTGCCTCCTGATAGCCGGGTAGCACAAGGCGGGAGTCCGGTTCCTGAAGCCGTAGTCAATCAGGAAGTATTTTACAATACCATTGATGCCCTGGATGAAGTGGCTGCTCAAGCAGGAAAAACTGTGGCTCAGGTAGCCCTTAACTGGCTATTGCAACGTCCAACGGTTAGTAGCATTATTATCGGGGCCCGTAATGAAGAGCAGTTAAAGCAAAATATAGAAGCAGTAGGCTGGAAACTTACTGTGGAGCAGGTAAAGAAATTAGATGCTGCAAGTGAAATGCCGGCTATCTACCCCTATTGGCATCAGAGGCAAAATACGACACTTAATCCCCTGCCTGACTTTTACAAATAAGTTCAAAGAGGCAAGCTGCAAAGCATCAATTGTTTTTCTCTTTTGGTATAGGCATTTCGGTTTTATAGTAGGAATTAGTTAAGTTAATTCCTTTGGTTTTACTTATAGTGTGTCTGATCACATCAGTCCTAATATAGCTATCCTACAATCGCTCTTCACTTGGAGTTCACTTTTACTGGGGAACGTCTATCTGGCTATTAATCTGGTAGATTAGGAACCAGCCTTGGATCATATGTTGAACCAGCGGCTACTTGCACCATGGTGATGCGAACTTTGGTTGGAAAGAACTTCTCTGCATCAGACCGTTTGTGTGCATGCCCCTGTCCACCACTATTATCTTTGATAACCAGGTCCATTTGCTTAATTCCCTCTGACCAGATGATAGCTTCGTTTTCCCAGAAAGAGGTCATGGCAATATCTTTTTCATATACTCCCTTCTCCGAATACAGACCTGTGCTTGTGCAGCCATACCCATTGCCCTGCCCCTTGTTAGGAATATAGCACAGGCTCCAGGTAGCATGTTCACCTCCGGCTGGTTTCTCCAATACTTCCAGGCGGATATGTACTGTACCATTCCGGTAATCTACTGGTGAGGTCCAGTCTTTGGGACGCTGGGGATTCAACTTATTGCCAGTTACATAATAATGCGACTTACTTGGCTTGGAATTGTCTGCCTCTTCTTTGGTATAGGTAAATTCAACATCGAAAAGTACAAACTGCTTACTGTGGGAGATATTTTTAGTGGCTTTACCAGCTTGTGCCAGTACCAAAGTTGGACTGAAAAAGAAAAGGAACAGTATATATATTTTCATAAGAAGTGAGATAATGTCAGGTGGTAAGCAATGTTTACTATTTTGTTGGGGTTATTCCTTATTTAAATACGCTACGATGCACGCTTATATTTTTCTTTATGGCATGTTAATAAAGTGTGAATTGGATAGATTTCTATTGAAAAATCAGTAAATAATGAATCATTTGCACGGCTGGTTTTCGCTATTATAGGCTGGGCTTTGCTGGTTTAAAGGGAGCTTCAAAAGTATTTACTCCCCGAACATTTAACTTCCGGCGGTAAACTTTATTTCCGGCAGTAACATACAAAGTATTAAAATCAGGACCTCCAAAACAAATATCAGAAGCATTTCCACCTGGAACTGGTAATATAGCCTGAGTCTTGCCGATCTGGTCGAGTACTTGTATGCCCATTTTAGTAGTTACATAAACCCGGCCTTTATAATCGCATTTCAGGCCATTTGCTCCGGAGACATACTCATCGTACTCATTGGTATGCAGCCAGCCATACTTTTGCTTATAAGCAAGTTTACCGTCTGGTTGTATCTGATAAATCCAGACGACATGTGAAGTGGATTCGGTCACGTATAATTGCTGCTGGTCAGGAGTAAGGGTAATACCACCTGCATATTTTACGCCTTCATCTACAAGTATCTTTTCTCCATCAGGCTTTATCAAATATATTTTGCCAGAGGTATCTTTTTCATCAGCCGACGTAACATACATATTTCCATTATGTGCTACCACCAGATCCTTACCTGCTATCAGGCGGGCTACTACTGTTTCTTTTCCTTGTGAATCGTAGCTAAGAATTTTCCGGGTAATGGCTGACATTATATAGCGTTTCCCATCTTTCCCAAAAGCTGTACCACGGGCTTTCTTTGCCGGAGATGTAAAAGAACCTACGATTCCATTCTTATCTACTTTATAGGTTCTGTTGGTAAGAATATCCTGAAAAAAAACTTCTCCTGCCGCATTGGCTATAATTCCATCTGTAGAGCTATACCCCTCCCCTACTAATTCCCATTCTTCACCAGGAATTAATATATCTTTTAAGGCCGCATTAGCCGTTGTTCCTTTTTTTACAGGTTTTGGCCAGTCCTTCCACAGATACCGCATTGCATCAGGAAAAATAGCCCTCCCATGCTGATTATTATGTGCGCCTTCTCCCCAGATATGATTTACCTCATAGCCGGCAAAGGTTAAAGCCCTTTCCATGGTTTCATTGGCTTTCCACCAGTCACCGGCATACACATGTAAATCGTTGGTACCATCCTGCAAAAATATCCGTAAAGGTTTGGGCTCTACTTTCCGTATCAGGGTATGATATTGATCTGCGCCCCGAAGACCCACGAATGTACCCACTACACTAAATACCCGGGAGAATTCCCCCGGCCATTCCCAGGCGGCAGTAAAGGCGGCGACTGCTCCGGTACTTGATCCGCCAATAGCCCGGTCATTTCCATTTTTAGAGAGTATGATTGAGCGGCCATCTGCCGTCTTCTGCTGTTCTACATGGGGTAAAATTTCTTCCAGAATAAAGCGTGCGTAGCTATCTCCTAATGCATCAAACTCATAACTGCGGTTAAACCGGTCCAGGGCAGCATCTGGATTGGCTGCAAGTACTCTGCCAGGGGTTACAAACACCCCAATAGTAACTGGCATTTCCTTTTGGTGAATTAAATTATCGAACACCGTGGGGGCATTCCATTGTAAGCCATCCTGGTTTACATATACACAGGCTGGTTTCTTTCCATCGTATTGTTCCGGAACATAAACCCAGTATTCCCGCCAGGTACCCGGAAAAATGGCAGAGTTTTCAAAAATTAATTTGAGTACTTCCCCTTTGGGCACACCTGCCTGCTCAACAGAAGCCGGGTCCTGAGGATAGGTTTCTGTATTATTCTGGGCAACTGCTAATACGTGGGAGAAGAGGAAAAGAACCAAAATTAATTTTTTCATTGTCGGTGCAATACAGGTTTAGTTTTTTGGCCACTAATACGTAAGCGTCTTTATTGATCAAGCTTTTAATGCTATTTACCAGCTTGCCACTGTTAAAAGAATTTCCCTCGTTCCAACCGGAGATCTAAATGGGGTTTGTTTTTACGGATGGCTTCCACCACCTCTTTAGATACCTGGGTTTCATACAAGAATAACTCTTCCAAGTTCGGCAATTGCAGGATATGTAACAATTGCCCGTCATTAATCTTGGTTTTGGAAAGATCCAGTAAGCGCAGGTTTTTCAGGGAAGAAAGATGAACGAGGCCGATGCCTTCTATCTGAGTTTGTTGCAGGTATAGTTCACGCAAAGAACTCATTTGACTTACATGGTACAAGGCATCATCGGTAATATCGCTTCCCATAAAAGAAGCTTTTGTGATACTGGGAAACAGTGGCTGCACTGCCAGTAAATCTTCGTCTTTAAAGCTTACCAGCGGAAATGGCATGGAGAGATTAATACCTTTCTCCTCGTAAGAATCCAATTGCAATACTAGATTATCTTTGGCTGGCAGTTCTTTCAACAATTTCTCCAGGCTTTGTTGTTGCAGGAAACTAGTCCGTTGCTGTGTTTCCAGTTCTTTTAGGTAACTCACTACCATAGGCTTTATTTGAACCTCGGAAGCCATTTCCTGTACCCGTAATGTGGTGTCTGCGCCGTGATCTATCCACCAGGCGATCAGGTCTACCTCTTGTTTTGTCAGCGAAGGTTTGCCCTTTGGAGGCATACGGTCATCATCGTCTACGGGCAGAAGCACCCGCTTATGCATCTCGCTTTTTTCCGCCGAACCAGGCACTAATGTCGGATGCTCCCCTTTTCCTCCTTTGAGCAGGTAGGCATAGGAAGTCATGATCAGGTCGCCCTTTGATTTGTTTTCGTTATGGCAGCTCATGCATTTCTTATTTAACACAGGCACCACCAGATCATTAAATACCAGCATCTTCTCCACTGGTTTAGGCTCCCATACTGCCTGTGCTCCATAATTGAATTTGGGCGTATACTCGGTAAGATATTCGCTCCCATGGGTTAATGATCCTCCTTGATGGCTTGTATACAGGAGTATTCCATTGGCTACTGCTAATAAAGTAAGGTAACTGTTATAGTAGACTTGAGTACGGTATTGCTGAAAGTTTAAAAAGAGAAAAAAAGCCACTGCCATGGCCGAAGTAAGTAATACTCCTCCCCACAGGTGTCCCTGCATAACCGCACCAGTATACTCACCAGTATAGTACAACAAAAACCCCATTGCCAGCGAGACGACACAACCAAGCAGCGCAAGAGCCAGCAATACCCGAATAGTAGTGACTGAGGTTCGCAGGACTTTAATTCGCCTGCCTAGTTCAAACAGCAATGCCAGTAGCACGAGTACTACCGGAAAATGCACTACCAATGGGTGGAAACGGCCTATCCAATATACAAAGTCAGGCACTCTGCCTTCAGCCGGTTTCCAGAGGGGAAGAAATAGTACTGCCACAGCCAGAGGCAAGAGAAGGAACCTATAAGGAATATCTATTTTCCGGATTGAAACAGGCCGGATTAGTAACTTCTGTATTAAACTACTACGCATACATATCACTCAATTCTCCAGTACTATCGGCAAAGCTCGACAAGCGCATGTCTAGCACACGGGCCATAGAAAGATAAAGATTGGATAAAGGAGTTTCTTTTTTAAATTGAAGGTTCTGCCCAGTTTTCAGCCGCCCTCCTGCTTTGCCGGCTACAATAACGGGTATATTAACCGACGAATGAGAGTTACCATCCCGTAAGCCGGAAGTAAACATGATCATAGAGTTATCGAGCAGATTACCCTCGCCATCGGGAATAGATTTAAGTTTTTCGAGGAAATACGCATACTGGGCCACATAAAACTCGTTTATTCTGCGGTATTGCTCCATTTCGCCGGCATGGTTCTGGTGATGGGATATCTGGTGATGGCTACCCTGCACGCCTTTCAAAAATGAGAAGTTGCGGTTGCTGGCTGCATTACCAAACATAAAAGTAGTAACCCGGGTAGCATCGCTCCAGAAGGCAAGCGCTATAATGTCGAGCATCTGCCGCACCTTTTCGGTAATGTCTACCCCTACAAACTGTTCTTTGAACTCATCAATCCGTAAATTCAGGCCAACCAGTTCTTTCTTGATTTTAGGGGTTACCTGCTGATTAAAAGTTTTCAACTTCTCTTCGTTGTCAATACGTTTTTCCAGGGAGCGAATCGATTCCAGGTACTCTTCCAGCTTATCCTGGTCGGAGCGGCCCAGTTTACGTTGCAGCGCATGCGCATCGTCCTGCACCATGTCCAGTACACTCTGCTTCCAGGTTTCATCGCGCTTTTTAGAAACTGGCATAACGCCCCGGAACAAACGGTCAAAGGCCATGCGTGGATCGATCTCCCGGGTACAAGGCTGTGTCGGGGATTTCCAGGAGATGCTTGCAGCATATAAGCGTGTAAACCCGGTGGCTCCACAGACCCCTGAGTTGATCCGTTCCATACCATATTGAAGAGAATCATACAGCGTGTCTTGACCCTTTTGCTGAGCGATGAGCTGATCGAAAGAAATGCCCCCACTGTTAATATTTTCACCGGTAGTCTTCAAAATAGGTTTGCAGGTCATGATGTTGGCCGTCTTGCAAAAATGTCCCTCTGCGCCCGGAAAGATGGAGCCCTTATTCATCAGTTCATTTAGTACGAGAATATCTTGTTTCACCTTCTCCAAAGGCTTTAGCGTACTCGTTAACTCAAAGTCTTTACCAAACTTAGCTGGCGTCCAGTGATCTTTGTTCACGCCATTGGGCATATACAGGCATGCAAACCGTACCGGCTTTTTAGGCATATTATAAGCGCTCATTCCTGGAGGAACCATAGCCTGTAAAAACGGAAGGGCGATACTGGCCCCTATGCCTTTTAACATCCGTCTGCGGGAGATATGCCATGTGCTACTCATACTAGTTATAAAGATTTATAAGGTTATCTGTTTGTTTCTATTTTTTTTACCTGATCACTTTACTTACCCTTTCCGGTTAAACTATTCTTTAACGTAAACCAGGCTTCTCGTATCGGTTCATTGATGTATATATCTTCAAATTTGTTTTCAATACGCTTATTTTCCTGCCACCTTAAACTTTTCTGTTTTGTCATTCACCTTATAGCGGAATGGCTCCAGGTTCACTAGTTCTATAATTAATTTCTCAGGATTGAACCGGTTTTGTTTGAGATTTTTTATCATTCGTTGCATATAAAGTTCGTCTGTGAAGCCTACATTACGGCCAATCGCATAGACGAACATTTTTTCGGACAAGGTGCGGGCAAACTCATCCTCCTTTGTTACTAGTATTTTCTTGAGTTGGGCAGGATTACTAAACACTTCTCCACTCGGTAAAGTATCCCAGGTTACTACGATTGGGCTGTCACCATAGCTGCTGCGCCAGCGGCCAATTGGGTCAAAATTTTCCAGCCCAAATCCAATGGGGTCCATTTTCTGATGGCAGCCTGCACAGGCAGGTTTAGAACGGTGCAGCACAAGCAGATCACGAATACTGGCATTTTTATCCGATGATGCCTCTTCTGGTAGTTCTCCGGCATCGGGAGGAGGTGGTGGAGCCGGGGTACCTAGTATTTCCTCCAGAACCCATTTCCCTCGCAATACCGGGCTAGTCCGGAGCGGTAACGAGGTAGAGGTGAGCACACTGCCCATCCCCAGGATGCCCCCCCGGTTCCGGTTTTGCATCGTTACCTTTCGCATCTGTGAACCATTTACACCTTCAATTCCATAATGCCTGGCTAGTTCCTCATTCAGGAAAGTGTAATCACTATCAATAAGATCAAGGAAATTGCCTCTTTCCGTGAGCACGTAGTAAAAATACTCTACCACTTCCTGATACATAGCATTTCGCAGAGAAGGAGTTAATTCCGGGAATCGCCCAGGATCTACCGGATTATTTTCCTGCAACTGGCTAATACCAAACCACTGGGTAGAGAAACTCTCTGCAAAACGTCTGGCTTTGGGGTCCTGCAGCATTCTCCTGACCTGCCGGTTTAAGACTGCCGGGTCGTGTAAATCCTGGCGGTAAGCGGCTTCGAATAGTTCCTTGTCGGGTAAGGTAGACCAAAGAAAATAAGACAACCGGGAGGCTAGTTCAAAGTTGCTTAGGGGATAGGGATGATCTACCGGCACAGGCTGTTCCTCTTCATAACGGTATAAAAAATTAGGTGACACAAGCACCGCTTTCAGTGTTTCTTTTATGGCTATGGAATAACGATCATCTGGATCACTACCCTCATACACTTTCCTAAAAAGAGTTAATAATTTCTGCTTTTCCTCGGGCGTCAGAAACCGGCGATAGGCCTGACTGGCAAAAGGCACGATTACCTCAGCCGCCTGTTTTATGGCTCCTTCTGAAGGATCTATTTTTGTAAAGAGGCCAGAAACCCAGTTGACAAACCGTTGCCAGATAGACTCGGTATAGGTTTGAGGAACGAGTTTGCGCC from Rhodocytophaga rosea carries:
- a CDS encoding c-type cytochrome domain-containing protein, producing the protein MRSSLIQKLLIRPVSIRKIDIPYRFLLLPLAVAVLFLPLWKPAEGRVPDFVYWIGRFHPLVVHFPVVLVLLALLFELGRRIKVLRTSVTTIRVLLALALLGCVVSLAMGFLLYYTGEYTGAVMQGHLWGGVLLTSAMAVAFFLFLNFQQYRTQVYYNSYLTLLAVANGILLYTSHQGGSLTHGSEYLTEYTPKFNYGAQAVWEPKPVEKMLVFNDLVVPVLNKKCMSCHNENKSKGDLIMTSYAYLLKGGKGEHPTLVPGSAEKSEMHKRVLLPVDDDDRMPPKGKPSLTKQEVDLIAWWIDHGADTTLRVQEMASEVQIKPMVVSYLKELETQQRTSFLQQQSLEKLLKELPAKDNLVLQLDSYEEKGINLSMPFPLVSFKDEDLLAVQPLFPSITKASFMGSDITDDALYHVSQMSSLRELYLQQTQIEGIGLVHLSSLKNLRLLDLSKTKINDGQLLHILQLPNLEELFLYETQVSKEVVEAIRKNKPHLDLRLERGKFF
- a CDS encoding DUF1552 domain-containing protein — translated: MSSTWHISRRRMLKGIGASIALPFLQAMVPPGMSAYNMPKKPVRFACLYMPNGVNKDHWTPAKFGKDFELTSTLKPLEKVKQDILVLNELMNKGSIFPGAEGHFCKTANIMTCKPILKTTGENINSGGISFDQLIAQQKGQDTLYDSLQYGMERINSGVCGATGFTRLYAASISWKSPTQPCTREIDPRMAFDRLFRGVMPVSKKRDETWKQSVLDMVQDDAHALQRKLGRSDQDKLEEYLESIRSLEKRIDNEEKLKTFNQQVTPKIKKELVGLNLRIDEFKEQFVGVDITEKVRQMLDIIALAFWSDATRVTTFMFGNAASNRNFSFLKGVQGSHHQISHHQNHAGEMEQYRRINEFYVAQYAYFLEKLKSIPDGEGNLLDNSMIMFTSGLRDGNSHSSVNIPVIVAGKAGGRLKTGQNLQFKKETPLSNLYLSMARVLDMRLSSFADSTGELSDMYA
- a CDS encoding DUF1592 domain-containing protein yields the protein MRRIFTTLFLIILIASSVLAEVPKQDPIPKIKPILEQHCFSCHHDTKRSAGISLKNIFMGINDTKALMVHDGKVWMNVVKQIQSGEMPPRTEPRMTQQEQDTLVKTINEILYSSLSANNPGRVVMRRLSHSEYQYSIFNLVGVSYDAEAKFPSDGSGGAGFDNFASTLFLTPLKMERYYEAAEEIMDEVNAKPELWRKLVPQTYTESIWQRFVNWVSGLFTKIDPSEGAIKQAAEVIVPFASQAYRRFLTPEEKQKLLTLFRKVYEGSDPDDRYSIAIKETLKAVLVSPNFLYRYEEEQPVPVDHPYPLSNFELASRLSYFLWSTLPDKELFEAAYRQDLHDPAVLNRQVRRMLQDPKARRFAESFSTQWFGISQLQENNPVDPGRFPELTPSLRNAMYQEVVEYFYYVLTERGNFLDLIDSDYTFLNEELARHYGIEGVNGSQMRKVTMQNRNRGGILGMGSVLTSTSLPLRTSPVLRGKWVLEEILGTPAPPPPPDAGELPEEASSDKNASIRDLLVLHRSKPACAGCHQKMDPIGFGLENFDPIGRWRSSYGDSPIVVTWDTLPSGEVFSNPAQLKKILVTKEDEFARTLSEKMFVYAIGRNVGFTDELYMQRMIKNLKQNRFNPEKLIIELVNLEPFRYKVNDKTEKFKVAGK